ACGCGTGGGCAGTATTCCTTGCCTTTATTACAATGCTGTGCTGGGGTTCATGGGCAAATACCCAGAAAATGGCCACCAAAAAGTGGCCCTTCCAGCTTTTCTACTGGGATTATGCGATAGGGGTCCTGCTTCTGTCCCTTGTACTGGCTTTCACGGCCGGAAGTACCGGAACAGAGGGCCGCGGATTTATAGCGGACCTGTCACAGGCCGATCTGTCTGCTCTGGGCTCGGCATTCCTGGGAGGAGTGGTTTTTAATATTGCCAATATCCTTCTGGTTGCAGCAATTGCAATCGCGGGCATGGCTGTTGCTTTTCCCATTGGTATCGGACTGGCGCTTGCGCTGGGGGTCATAGTAAACTTTATCGCTACCCCGCTCGGAAACCCTGTCATGTTGTTTATAGGGGTGGCATTTGTTGTTGTTGCCATTGTTCTCGATGCCAGGGCATACAAAAAGCTGCCTTCTGCAACAGGCCAGACCTCCACGAAAGGAATTGTGGTATCCCTGCTTGCGGGACTTCTGATGGGATTTTTCTACAGGTTCGTGGCTGCTTCGATGGCCGCCGACTTTGTCAACCCGGAAGCTGGCAAGCTGACGCCATATACCGCGTCAGTAGTTTTTGCACTCGGACTTCTTATATCAAACTTCCTGTGGAACACCCTTTTTATGTATAAACCCATAACAGGCGAAAAGGTCACCTATAAGGACTATTTTAAGGAAGGCGACACGAAGCTGCACCTGATAGGGATCCTGGGAGGTGTAATATGGAGCATTGGCTTTACGGTCAATATTATTGCAGCCGAACAGGCTGGTTTTGCTATTTCTTACGGACTGGGACAGGGTGCTACCCTGATCGCTGCACTATGGGGAGTATTTATCTGGAAAGAGTTCAAGGGCGCTAAAGGAGTGAACGGGCTGCTTACGGCGATGTTCCTGTTTTTTGTAGTGGGACTCGGACTGATAATTGCGTCGAGGCTTTATTAAAAATCAATGGCCCCCTCAGCAGACATGATAACTGACATAGCGTGAGGGGCCCATTTACCTTAAGCACTTTTTTTGAGATAGCGGTATATTAATTGGTCAACCTAACTTACAATTATGAAGCTAATCTTTTCAATAATTTTGTTAATTATCTCCCTGGCCTCCTGCAAGGGGCCTGATGCTGACAGTGTACTTGACGTACCCGTTACCGGCAGGATCGATTATCATGAATATACCCCCGGTCCCTCCGACCTGGTTGTCTGCAGGGAAACCTATCATGACAGGCTCTATGGTTTCTGGCTGGGACAAAGTATTGCCAACTGGACCGGACTGATAACCGAAATGGACAAAATAGGGAATATCGGCGATATTAAAACGGGCGATTTTTATACGCGCGAGGACTGGGGCAGTCCTGCCCGGCCAAATATATGGGGTAATTTGCCCCCCCATTCTTCAACGATTGATTTCTATTTCGAAGATGAAGGCGGGATCTGGGGGGCCGACGACGATACCGATATTGAGTACATGTACCAGTACCTTCTGTACACCAACGAGACCTCAATCCTCTCTCCCGGACAGATCCGTGACGGCTGGTTGCATCATATCTGGTCGAAAAATGAGC
The Marinilabiliales bacterium genome window above contains:
- a CDS encoding multidrug DMT transporter permease produces the protein MVVIHSYAWAVFLAFITMLCWGSWANTQKMATKKWPFQLFYWDYAIGVLLLSLVLAFTAGSTGTEGRGFIADLSQADLSALGSAFLGGVVFNIANILLVAAIAIAGMAVAFPIGIGLALALGVIVNFIATPLGNPVMLFIGVAFVVVAIVLDARAYKKLPSATGQTSTKGIVVSLLAGLLMGFFYRFVAASMAADFVNPEAGKLTPYTASVVFALGLLISNFLWNTLFMYKPITGEKVTYKDYFKEGDTKLHLIGILGGVIWSIGFTVNIIAAEQAGFAISYGLGQGATLIAALWGVFIWKEFKGAKGVNGLLTAMFLFFVVGLGLIIASRLY